The Primulina huaijiensis isolate GDHJ02 unplaced genomic scaffold, ASM1229523v2 scaffold207966, whole genome shotgun sequence genome contains the following window.
GATGTTGAGGAATAATGGTCATCTACAACAAATATCCAtgactaaaatcaataaaaaggaaGAAATGTGAAATCTTGAAATATGTTGACTACGACAACATTGACGAAAGCCAGTAGATTCACTTTTTCATATGAGAAATTCATCagcattttaaaaaatgtaaacgaaacaattaaaacacataCCATATATTCTTTGACTGTATCATAGCCAAGAACAACGTCTGCTAACTTCCCTGAAAAATCATGGAAAAATTAGTTCTTTCAGGCACGTGTACTCAGAAATATGAAACATTAAACATGAATTCCAACAAACATCGAGAAATCAGAGTACCATTCTTGTCAGGAAGAATAACAGAGACGATTCTTGCTCCATAGTTGGTGACTTTCACGGAGAAATCACCTTTCTTGATCTCAAAAATCCCAAGTTTTGAACCACTTACAAAACTCAAAAACATGAAACATAATAGGATCAAAATCTTAGACATTTCTGAATGTTTCAAGAACTGCCGTCCCAGATTTTCTTGAAGTTACAGATTTTTTAGATTAACAATAATGGGCTCTGCAGAAAACACTTAATCCCATGAAAATGAAACGAATAAAAAAGTGGGATTACTGTCAGGTAACCCTATCGGTAATAGAAAAATGCGATGCTGAGTTGGGAGTGTTCGGGCGAGGATCTTAAAACTCTGCCAAGATTGTTtgtccttttatttttttatttttttttatttttattaataggaTTTTTATGTGCAAGAATAATCGAGAAACGGCTGACCGTTTTGACACGTCGTAACGCAATATCTTTTGATTTCTAc
Protein-coding sequences here:
- the LOC140966783 gene encoding uncharacterized protein, with translation MSKILILLCFMFLSFVSGSKLGIFEIKKGDFSVKVTNYGARIVSVILPDKNGKLADVVLGYDTVKEYMNDSAHFGAIVGRVANRIGGAKFVLNGTLYKLDANEGSNMLHGNMLSVVCICPFRLLVVGETWSLQKA